In Mucilaginibacter celer, one DNA window encodes the following:
- a CDS encoding NADP-dependent malic enzyme, producing MNKINRKQDALNYHSQGRPGKIQVVPTKPTNSQRDLTMAYSPGVAEPCLKIADNTEDVYKYTAKGNLVAVISNGTAVLGLGNIGPEASKPVMEGKGLLFKIYADIDVFDLELDAKNVDDFVKIVKALEPTFGGVNLEDISAPTCFEIERRLKAEMNIPVMHDDQHGTAIISGAALMNACEIQGKKLDKIKMVVNGAGAAAVSCSKMYLSLGVKKENLVMFDINGVLNQERTDLDEIRMEFATDRKDVKTLADAMKNADVFVGLSAGNVVTPDMLKTMAKKPIVFAMANPVPEIDYDLAAGTRDDIIMATGRSDYPNQVNNVLGFPYIFRGALDVRATAINEEMKIAATHAIAEMAKKPVPEAVNLAYNLTNLKFGKDYIIPKPMDQRLITEVSMAVAKAAIDSGVARKVITDWDAYAEELRSRLGTNDKLLRNLTAKAKQDPKRVVFAEADNYKILRSAQIVKEEGIATPILLGNVDKIKKIIHDNDLDLGDVHIIDPREGCEHMDEYAEYLYSKRQRRGVTLFEAKKLLIDRNYYGACMVQFGRADALISGLTKNYVTTVKPALQIIGTEAGVNRVAGMYMMITAKGPVFFGDTTVNVNPCVNDLVDITVLMERSVRQFNISPRVAVLSYSNFGSNEGEIPEKTRETVAILHEKYPDMVVDGDMQANFALNSDLLADNFPFSTLNGKPANTLIFPNLESGNIAYKLLQEIGGAEAVGPILLGLKKPVHVLQLGSSVREIVNMITIAVVDAQAKAAKV from the coding sequence ATGAATAAAATCAATCGTAAACAGGATGCGCTTAACTACCATTCGCAAGGCCGTCCCGGAAAGATACAAGTTGTACCTACCAAACCAACAAATTCGCAGCGCGATTTAACCATGGCCTACTCGCCCGGTGTGGCCGAGCCATGTTTAAAAATTGCCGATAACACCGAAGATGTTTATAAATATACAGCCAAAGGCAACCTTGTAGCCGTAATCAGTAACGGTACCGCAGTTTTAGGCCTGGGCAATATAGGCCCCGAGGCCAGCAAACCGGTAATGGAAGGTAAAGGCCTTTTGTTTAAAATCTACGCCGATATCGACGTTTTCGATCTGGAACTGGATGCCAAAAATGTAGACGATTTTGTAAAAATTGTAAAAGCGCTTGAGCCAACTTTTGGCGGTGTGAACCTGGAAGATATTTCGGCCCCAACCTGTTTTGAAATTGAACGCAGGCTGAAAGCCGAAATGAATATCCCGGTAATGCACGATGACCAGCACGGTACGGCCATCATCTCGGGCGCGGCACTGATGAACGCCTGCGAGATCCAGGGTAAAAAGCTGGATAAAATAAAAATGGTGGTAAACGGTGCCGGTGCCGCCGCGGTATCCTGCTCAAAAATGTACCTGTCGTTAGGGGTTAAAAAAGAGAACCTGGTGATGTTTGATATCAACGGCGTACTAAACCAGGAACGTACCGATCTCGACGAGATCAGGATGGAGTTTGCTACCGACCGTAAGGACGTAAAAACCTTAGCCGATGCCATGAAAAATGCCGACGTGTTTGTAGGCCTTTCGGCAGGTAATGTGGTAACGCCGGATATGTTGAAAACCATGGCCAAAAAGCCTATCGTTTTCGCCATGGCCAACCCTGTACCTGAAATTGATTATGATCTGGCTGCAGGCACACGCGATGATATCATTATGGCAACAGGTCGTTCTGATTATCCTAACCAGGTAAATAACGTATTGGGTTTCCCATATATTTTCAGAGGAGCGCTTGATGTGCGGGCTACTGCCATTAACGAGGAAATGAAGATTGCGGCAACGCATGCAATTGCCGAGATGGCTAAAAAGCCCGTACCGGAAGCCGTTAACCTGGCCTATAATTTAACCAACCTGAAGTTTGGCAAAGATTACATCATCCCCAAACCAATGGACCAAAGACTTATCACCGAAGTATCTATGGCAGTTGCCAAAGCCGCAATAGATTCTGGTGTGGCCCGTAAGGTAATTACCGATTGGGATGCTTATGCCGAGGAGCTAAGATCACGTTTGGGTACTAATGATAAACTGCTGCGTAACCTTACTGCCAAAGCCAAACAGGATCCTAAACGGGTTGTATTTGCCGAGGCCGATAATTATAAAATTCTGCGTTCGGCCCAGATTGTAAAAGAAGAGGGCATAGCTACTCCTATTTTGCTGGGTAATGTGGATAAAATAAAAAAGATCATCCACGATAACGATCTTGACCTTGGCGATGTGCACATTATCGATCCGCGCGAAGGCTGCGAACACATGGATGAGTATGCCGAATACCTGTACAGCAAACGCCAGCGCAGGGGAGTTACCTTGTTTGAGGCCAAAAAATTGCTCATCGACAGGAATTATTATGGTGCCTGTATGGTGCAGTTTGGCCGTGCCGATGCATTGATCTCGGGCTTAACCAAAAACTATGTAACCACGGTAAAACCCGCCCTGCAAATTATCGGTACCGAAGCGGGCGTAAACCGGGTAGCCGGCATGTATATGATGATTACCGCCAAAGGCCCCGTGTTTTTTGGCGATACCACCGTTAACGTAAACCCTTGTGTTAATGATTTGGTGGATATTACCGTGCTGATGGAACGCTCGGTAAGGCAGTTTAATATCAGTCCGCGGGTTGCTGTGTTATCTTATTCAAACTTTGGTTCGAACGAGGGGGAGATTCCTGAAAAAACAAGGGAGACGGTAGCTATCCTCCACGAAAAATATCCCGATATGGTGGTTGACGGCGATATGCAGGCCAATTTCGCATTAAACTCCGATCTGTTGGCAGATAACTTCCCTTTCTCTACCTTAAACGGCAAGCCGGCTAATACCTTGATTTTTCCAAACCTTGAATCGGGTAACATTGCCTATAAACTATTGCAGGAAATAGGTGGTGCAGAGGCGGTGGGCCCTATATTACTTGGTTTGAAAAAGCCGGTACACGTGCTGCAGCTGGGCAGTTCGGTACGCGAGATAGTAAATATGATAACCATTGCCGTTGTTGATGCGCAGGCTAAAGCAGCTAAAGTTTAA
- a CDS encoding iron chaperone produces the protein MQNPKETIDEYIADFPDEVQQKLQQVRATIKAAAPDAVEAIKYAIPTFILNGNLVHFGGFKNHIGFYPAPQGLEEFKEELSGYKGAKGSVQFPLNEPLPLDLITKIVKFRVQKNLEKVKKKK, from the coding sequence ATGCAAAACCCAAAGGAAACCATCGATGAATACATTGCCGACTTCCCCGATGAAGTCCAGCAAAAGCTTCAACAAGTACGCGCTACTATAAAAGCCGCCGCGCCGGATGCGGTGGAGGCCATCAAATATGCTATCCCCACTTTTATCCTTAATGGCAACCTTGTGCACTTTGGCGGCTTTAAAAATCACATAGGTTTTTACCCCGCACCGCAGGGATTGGAGGAGTTTAAAGAAGAACTTTCGGGTTATAAAGGGGCAAAGGGTTCGGTACAGTTTCCGCTGAATGAGCCGTTGCCATTGGATCTGATCACCAAAATAGTAAAATTCAGGGTGCAGAAAAATCTGGAGAAGGTGAAGAAGAAAAAATGA
- a CDS encoding lytic transglycosylase domain-containing protein, protein MKRLFTLTICLLSLQILQAKTLLTASAGLIKLNAEAINADTTILPVLNQSLPLTTYGGVYKRRLDSIRKDIQLDYNEYVQAYIDLYMHNREEMGQVVGLTKYYFPIYEKAFREAGIPEEIKFLSIVESKLDPNAVSRVGATGLWQFMGTTAKIYGLNMDNYIDDRRDPIQSSYAAAAYLKDAYQEFGDWLLAIASYNCGKSNVERAVEKAGGVTDFWSIRQYLPVETRGYVPAFIAMNYVMNYFSKHNIVPQACNFSIRTDTVMVKRIVPLSSVAQALDVSLREITVLNPSYRMAVVNGSPKTPRRLILPQTAKDNYAALYNVLNGVDTPVPATAPKTNTYAAVTSYTPAKNERRIPTHHKVRKGETLASIADKFGCEVSDLKVWNHLKTNRAPIGATIKVSAGEVAANVQDDEGYSKN, encoded by the coding sequence ATGAAGAGATTATTTACGCTGACCATCTGCCTTTTATCACTGCAAATTTTACAAGCCAAAACACTCCTTACCGCTTCGGCCGGGTTAATTAAATTAAACGCCGAAGCTATCAATGCCGATACTACAATTTTGCCGGTGCTAAACCAGTCGCTTCCGCTTACTACATACGGCGGGGTGTATAAACGCAGGTTAGATTCGATCCGGAAGGATATCCAGCTGGATTATAACGAATACGTACAGGCCTATATCGACCTGTATATGCACAACCGTGAAGAAATGGGGCAGGTTGTTGGCCTGACCAAATATTACTTCCCCATCTACGAAAAAGCTTTCCGCGAGGCGGGCATCCCCGAAGAAATAAAATTCCTCTCGATAGTTGAATCCAAACTTGACCCAAACGCGGTTTCGCGGGTGGGCGCTACCGGGCTTTGGCAATTTATGGGTACCACGGCCAAAATTTACGGCCTCAATATGGATAACTATATTGATGATCGCCGCGATCCCATCCAATCAAGCTATGCCGCTGCCGCTTATTTAAAAGATGCCTACCAGGAATTTGGCGACTGGCTGCTGGCCATAGCCTCATACAATTGCGGTAAAAGCAACGTAGAGCGCGCCGTTGAAAAAGCAGGCGGCGTAACCGATTTCTGGAGCATCCGCCAGTATTTACCCGTTGAAACACGCGGCTATGTTCCGGCGTTTATTGCCATGAACTATGTGATGAACTATTTTAGCAAGCATAATATAGTTCCGCAGGCCTGTAATTTCAGCATCCGTACCGATACGGTTATGGTGAAAAGAATAGTACCGCTAAGCAGTGTTGCCCAGGCACTGGATGTAAGTTTGAGGGAAATCACGGTACTTAACCCATCGTATCGGATGGCGGTAGTGAACGGCAGCCCTAAAACCCCCCGTAGGTTGATATTGCCGCAAACTGCTAAAGATAACTATGCTGCCTTATATAATGTATTAAACGGTGTTGATACGCCGGTACCGGCTACCGCTCCGAAAACCAATACTTACGCTGCTGTTACCTCATACACACCTGCAAAAAACGAGCGCAGGATTCCCACACATCATAAAGTACGCAAGGGTGAAACGCTGGCTTCGATAGCTGATAAGTTTGGTTGCGAGGTGTCTGACCTGAAAGTTTGGAACCACTTGAAAACTAACCGTGCACCGATAGGAGCAACGATCAAAGTATCGGCGGGAGAGGTTGCTGCGAATGTGCAGGATGATGAGGGGTATTCGAAGAATTAA